In the genome of Pseudomonas lalucatii, the window CGTCGCGCACGCCGCGGCAGAAGGATGCCGCCAGCCGCCGCCACGAGACGCTGCTGGGCGCTAGCGTGGCGACTCTGTCGTTCATCCTGTTCCAAACCCTGGACCTGCACGACTCGCTGTCGGCCCAGGTCGCCAGCATCCTGCTGCTATTCCCCATGCACTGGAAAGGCTCGCATTTCGCCGGGCGTATTCGCGCGGTCGGCACCTTGCTCGGGTGCGTGATCGCCCTGTTGATCATGCTGCTGCTGTACAACCACCATGACCTGTTACCGCCGGTGACCCTGCTGTTGTGGCTCGCGGCGATGGTCTGCGCCCGCTGGCACATGCTGGAGAACGGCATGCCCGGCGTCGGTTTCGGCGCCCTGACCACCCTGGCGATCCTCTTCGGCCAGTCGCTGACGCCCAGCCAGGACATCATCTTCGCCATCATGTACCGCCTGAGCTCGGTCACGGTCTCGGTGCTCCTGACCCTGCTCGCGGTATTTCTGGTGCACCGTTTTCTCAACCGCTTCCCGGCCACCCGCCATCACAGCCATTGATCCTGCCCAGGTGCAGTGTGTGCCGAGGCTGTTGCGGCCAGCTCAACGGCTGCGCGCCATCAGTCGCAAGCCTCGCTTGGCGGGTGCTGGCGCGGTGTGCAAGGCGCTGTTCTGCCGGAACGGGCAGGCGGCCGAGCAGCCGGCTTAGAACACTGCAATCGGGTAGTCGATGATCACCCGCAGCTCGTCGATGTATTGGTCCACGGCACTGTAACCTTGGCTAGCTGTGATCTCTCAGTAGGTTGTTCATCTGGGGCATTCCCGGAATTCTGGAAGTGCGACCAACCTAGCCTTCCAGGAGCCCCGGATGAACCTGCATAAACATGCCCGTCTTACCCCTCGCGGTCGAGCCCTTTTGGTTCGGCGCATCCAGCACGGCTTGCGGGTCGAAGAAGCCGCCCAGGCGGCCGGTGTGAGCGTGCGAACCGCCTACAAATGGTTGCGGCGCTTTCGCGAGGAAGGCGAGGCCGGGTTGATGGATCGTTCATCACGTCCGCAACACTGCCCGCATGCCACACCCGGCACCGTGGTCGAGTGCCTGATCGAGCATCGACGCAGCCGCAAGACCTACCGGCAAATCGCGGGAGAATTGGGCTTGGCCGTCAGCACTGTTGCGCGCCGCCTGCGGCGGGCCGGCTTTCATCGACTGGCTGAGCTGGAGCCGGCGCCACCGGTGGTTCGCTACGAGTACCCGACACCCGGAGATCTGCTGCATCTGGATATCAAAAAGCTGGGCCGTTTCTGGCGACCTGGCCATCGGGTCACCGGCGACCGGCAACAGAACTCCGACGGCGCGGGCTGGGAATTCGTCCATGTGGCCATCGACGATGCCAGCCGCATCGCCTTCAGCAGCCTGCATCCTGACGAGCGTGGTCGCAGTGCTTGCCAAGCCCTGCTCCAGGCGCTGCGCTACTACCGCAGCCTGGGCATCCGCTGCACCCGCATCATGACCGACAACGGCAGCTGCTATCGCTCTCACAAGTTTCGGCGCCTGCTCAGACGATTGGGGCTGCGCCATCTGCGCACCAAGCCTTACACGCCACGCACCAACGGCAAGGCCGAGCGCTTCATCCAGACCAGTCTGCGCGAGTGGGCTTATGCCCGTAGCTATGAAAGTTCGGCACAGCGAGCACAGCACCTGACACCCTGGCTACATCACTACAATTGGCACCGGCCACACGCCAGCCTCGGCTACCAGCCACCAATCAGTCGCGTTCCGCTTCCACTGAACAACGTACTGGGTTTACACAGCTAGCGCGGTGAAAGGCTATGCCCCAGTGCCCTGTTCGTCAGGCCAGCATTTTGCCTCGGGCTTGCTTCAGATTCGCAGTCACCTGCGACACCCTTGCCTTCAGCTAACACTTTCCCTTGCCGGGTGTGTAGAGGACTTGCACCTTCAAGTCACCAAGTTAGCCACCACAGCCAAACTGGTTGCGCTTGCGCGCAACGCGCCATGCCTGGCGCACCCAAAAAAAACCGCTCACGAGTGAGCGGCTAAAAAAACGTCGATAAAGGAGCAATCATCCATCAACGTCAAGAGGAGGGGGAGTTGCGTCTATCAGCTATCCCGATGTGCCTGCTTGCTGTGCTCGGCAGCCTGCTGCAGCGATGGCGTAACTGGCTGCTCGGCGACGGCCCGCTCCTGCACGAGGGCCTCACGCTGCTGTTGCAGCGCCATGTTGCGTTCGACGAACGAATGGGATTCCTCGGCCAGGCTGACTTGGGTAAAAAGCAGCGGGAACGCAGAAAAAACCAAGCCAATAATCGAGTTTCTATGCATGTCGTGATCCTCAAGTGGGGAGCTGCTAAAACTTGAGGCCATAGTAGTTAGGGGCTGCCAGTGGAAAAATAGCGGCTCGAGAGAATGACTATTACCTGCCATACAACAATTGACTGAACATTTGACCTGTTGCCCGGCTCGACGTACCGCCGGCGGCTTTTGCCCGCAAACGGCAGCGGCCTCCCAGCCTCCCAGCCTCCCAGCCTCCCAGCCTCCCGGAGGCTTCGCTCATCGTCCTCACGCCGCAAATCGGTAAGCGTAGCGATAGAGGCTCAACGCCCCTCCTGTCGCCCACTCTTCAGGCGAGTGCCCTCGAAAGCTCAATGAAACCTTGTCAGGCTGGAGCAAAGCGGCCGCTCATTGGAATGTTGGAAACTAGGTGCGCTTTATTGCGAGGATGAATACGCCATTCACGACTTCGAGGGCTATCGCCTCGGTGAATACGCAGGCCTGGAGAGCGCCCACGAGATCGCTTGCCTTATCGAGGAATACCCCGAGTTCGGCGGCGCCCTGTTCGTCCACTTCAACGACCTGGAGCAGGCGCGCAAAGCGGCCGAGGAAGACTACTGCGGCTGCTACACGTCGTTGGCCGACTACGCCCAGGACCTCAGAACGCCTGGCTGTAGAACAGTGAATAGGATTCGATGCCTTCGTTCGGCTGGCTAATGCCTGCGTTGGAATAGTGGATCGCGCGCAAGCCGACCTTGCGCTCGCCCGGCAGCTTCATCCCAACCCCCAGCCGGTCCTCGAAGTTGAATGAAGAACCTAGCTGCTGCTCGCCGACGTCCGTCTTGGAGAAGAACGCAACGCCGATCCCCGCTTCGATGTAAGGCGTGTAGCGCAAACCGCTGAATTCGTAGGTTAGTACCGGGCTGAACGACAGTGAGTGCGCGCCCGAAGCTTCGTCTCCACCCTCCCAATAGGTATAGGCGGCATCCCAATAGCCGCCCAGCTGCCCGGTTTCGCTCTGCCACCAGCGCTTGTCCCAGGCTTGCGCCAAGGCAGCTCGAAAGGTCATCTCGCCTTGGCCGGTTGCGCCGATGGCGCCCGAGAATTCGGCTGCCTGAACAGTGGGCCCGGCAAGTCCCAATGCGATTACGCCGGACAGGATGATGTTGCTTCGTTTCAAATCGGACTCCTTCTTTTCCAGTCACGAATATGGCCGCACGGAGCAGCCACTCTTTTCAGTTCGCGAAAGCAACAGGGTCGCCTTGGCGCCAGCCACCACCTAGAGACTTGTACAGCAGGACTTCCCTGTTCAGCTGCAATAGCTGATCACTCAGTAGTTGCCGTTGAGAGGCAAAGAGTTCGCGCTGAGCATCGAGTACGGTCAAGTACGCGTCCACGCCCTCGTCGTATCGCTGGCGCGCGAGCTGATAGTAGGCCTGGTTGTTCTCCACTAGGTCGCGCTGGGCCTTAACCTGCCCCCCAAGATTGTCACGCGCGGCGAGGCCGTCGGCGACTTCGCGAAAAGCGGTCTGGATGCTCTTCTCGTAGTCGGCGACGTTGATGTTCTTCTGCACCTCTGTGTAGTCCAGATTGGCCTTGAGTCGTCCGGCAGTGAAGATCGGAATGTTGATCTGCGGCATCAGGCTCCAGGTCCCCGAGCCTGCGTCGAACAGGCCGCTCAGCTCGCGGCTGGCAGTACCGGCCGCGCCGGTCAGGCCTATGCTCGGGAAGAACGCAGCCCGGGCCGCGCCGATATTGGCGTTGGCGGCGAGCAGGCGGTGTTCGGCGGCGCGAATGTCCGGCCGGCGCAGCAGCAGGTCCGCCGGCAAGCCGGCGGGGAAGTCGGCGAGCAGCTCGATGTTCGGCTTGTCGGCCTCTGGCAGGTCCGCAGGAATGCCGGTGCCGAGCAGCAGCTGCAGGGCGTTGGCGTCTTCGGCGATGCGCCGGGTATACAATGCCTTCTGCGTGCGGGCCTGATCGACTAAGGTGCGCGCCTGGCGCACGTCGAGCTCCGAGGCGGTGCCCGCTTCGGCGCTGGCTCTAATCAGTTCCAGACTCTGCCGGTAACTGTCCAGGGTGGCCTCGGTCAGCTTCAGCAGGGCCTGGTCGGTGCGCCAAGTGAAATAGGCGGTCGCCACATCGCCGACGAGGGCGATTTGCACGCTGCGCTGCGCCTCGGTGGTGGCCATGTATTGCTCCAACGCCGCGCGGCTGAGGCTACGGATGCGGCCGAAGACGTCCAGCTCGTAGGCGACGCCGAGCGACACGTCGTACTGGCTCTGGATGCCCGACTCGCCGGTCCGCGACAGGTCGTCCGGCAGGCGCTGGCGGACGCCGGCGGCGCCAGCGTCGATGGTGGGGAACAGCTCGGAGCGCTGGATGCGATACAGCGCCCGGTAGGCCTCGACGTTGAGGGCTGCATGGCGCAGGTCGCGGTTGTTGTCCAGCGCCACGCCGACCAGCTGGCGCAACGCCGGGTCAAGGAAGAACTGCTGCCAGCCCAGGAGGGCGGCGCTCACGCCGCCCTCCTGGGCCGGGTTGTAGGCCGCGCCCTGCGGCCAGTCGGCCGGAACCGGCGCCGGCGGGCGCTCGTAGTCCGGAATCAGGGTGCAGCCGCCCAGCGCCAGGGCGACCACCACGGTCAGAGCCTTGAGATTCATGCGGTTTCTCCTTCGACAACGACTGGCGACGTCTTGCGGCCTTCGAACAGCTTGACCACCACCACGTAGAACAGCGGCACGAAGAACACCGCGAGCACCGTGGCGGTGAGCATCCCGCCGACCACGCCGGTGGCGACCGAGTGCTGGCTGCCGGCGCCGGCGCCGGCGGCCAGCGCCATGGGCAGCACGCCGAAAGTGAACGCCAGGGAGGTCATGATGATCGGCCGCAGGCGCAGCTTCGCGGCCTCGATCGCGGCCTGCACCAGCGGCAGTCCTTCCTTCTCGTACAGCTCCTTGGCGAACTCGACGATGAGGATCGCGTTTTTCGCCGACAGGCCGACGGTGGTCATTAGGCCGATCTGGAAATACACGTCGGCGGTCAGGTCGCGCCACAGGGTCGCGAGCACCGCACCGAGGATGCCCAGCGGCACCACCAGCATCACCGACACCGGTACCGACCAGCTCTCGTAGAGGGCTGCCAGGCAGAGAAAGACGATCAGCACGGTGAGCGCGTAAAGCATGGGCGCCTGGTCACCGGTCTGGATTTCCTCATAGGAAAGACCGGTGTAGTTCAAACCGATGCCCGGCGGCAGCTCACGCATAATCTCGGAAATGGCGAGCATCGCGTCTCCGGTGCTGTAGCCGGGCGCCGGTTCGCCGAGAATCTCCACCGAGGAAATACCGCCGTAACGCTCCAGCTTCGGCGAGCCGAACACCCACTCGCCGGTGGCGAAGGCCGAGAACGGCACCATCTCGCCGAGAGCGTTGCGCACGTACCACTTGTCGAAGTCTTCCGGCGAGATGCGCGCGGTGTCTTCGCCCTGGATGTAGACGCGCTTGACCCGGCCACGGTCGATGAAGTCGTTGACGTACATGGAGCCCCAGGCCGCTGACATGGTCTCGTTGATCGAGGCGATGCTGACCTGTAGCGCACGGGCCTTCTCATCATTGATGTTGACCTGGAACTGCGGCTCGTCGTCCTTGCCGTTGGGGCGCACCGCGCGCAGCTTCGGATGCTGGTTGGCCAGTTGCAGGAACTGGTTGCGCGCCTCCATTAGTGCCCCGTGACCGCCCCCGGCGTTGTCCTGCAGATACAGGTTGAAGCCCATGGCGTTACCCATTTCCAGGATCGCCGGCGGTACGAAGGCCATTACGGTGGCGTCTTTGATCCCGGCGAAGTGGACGTTGGCGCGCTCGGCAATACTGAATACGTCCTGGCCTTCCTCCGCGCGCTGGTCCCAGTCCTTGAGCATGACCAGGCCCAGGCCGGAGTTCTGCCCGCGGCCAGCGAAGTTGAAACCGTTGACGGTCAGCGCCGAGTTGACCAGTTCGCCTTCTTCTTTCAGCAGGTAGTCACGCACCTGTTCCAGTACCGCTTCGGTGCGCTCGGCCGAAGAGTTCACAGGCATGCGCACCTCGACCATCATCAAGCCCTGGTCTTCGTTGGGTAGGAACGCCTTGGGAATCTGCGTGAACAGGTAGCCAGTGCCGGCAGTGATCAGCGCGAACGCCAACAGGTAGCGCCCGCGGTGCCTGAGCATGCCGCCGACACCGCGCTCGAAGCGGTTGGCGCCACGATCGAAGCTTCGGTTGAACCAGCCGAAGAAGCCTTTCTTCTCGTGGTGACCATCCCCTGTGGGCGCCTTGAGGACCGTGGTGCACAAGGCCGGCGTGAAGATCAATGCAACCAGCACAGACAGACCCATGCAGACCACGATCGTCACGGCGAACTGCTTGTAGATAATCCCGGCCGAGCCCCCAAAGAAGGCCATTGGTAGGAACACCGCCGACAGCACCATGCCAATGCCGATCAGCGCGCCTGAGATCTGCCCCATGGACTTGCGCGTGGCCTCAAGTGGCGAGAGGCCTTCTTCATGCATCAGGCGCTCGACGTTTTCCACCACGACAATGGCGTCATCCACCAGCAGACCGATGGCCAGCACCATGGCGTACATCGTCAGTACGTTGATGCTGAGGCCGAAGTACGGCAGCAGCGCAAAGGCACCGAGCAACACGACAGGCACCGCAAGGGTGGGAATGAGGGTGGCGCGAAAGCTCTGCAGGAACAGGAACATCACCAGGAACACCAGCACGACGGCCTCGACGATGGTGCTGATCACCGAGCTGATCGAGGCTTCCACCACCGGCGTGGTGTCGTAGGGATAGAGCACTTCAATGCCGTCCGGCAAATAAGCCTTCTGCTTCTCCATGACCGCCTTCACCGCTTCCACGGTTTCCAGGAGGTTGCCACCACTGGCCAGCCGCAAGGCCAGCCCGGCCGAGGGCCGGCCGTTGTGCTGGCTGGAGATCGAGAAGTTGTCTGCGCCCAGCTCCACTCTGGCCACGTCCTTCACCCGGATCTGCGCGCCGTCAGCCTTGACCTTGACGAGGATTTCCTCGAACTCGGCCGGCGAGGTCATGCGGGTTTTACCCAGCACGGTGGCGTTGAGCTGCACGCCGCTGCGTGTCGGTAGGCCGCCGAGCTGCCCGGAGGAAACCTGCACGTTCTGTTCGCGTATGGCGGCCGCCACGTCGCCTGGAGTCAACTGGTAGCTGTTGAGCTTGGCCGGATCGAGCCAGATGCGCATGGCGTTGGGCGAGCCGAACAGCAGGTAGTCGCCTACGCCATTGATGCGCGAAATGGGATCCTGCAGCTGCGCGGCGATCAGGTTGCCAAGGTCAAAGTTGCTCATCTTGCCCGTGGTGTCCACCAAGCCAATGATCAGGAAGAAGTTCTTCTGGTACTTCACGACTCGCAGGCCCTGGCGCTGCACTTCCTCGGGAAGCCTGGGTGTGGCCAGTTGCAGCTTGTTCTGCACCTGGACCTGGGCGATGTCCGGGTCGGTACCCTGCTCGAAGGTCACTATGATGGTCATGCTGCCGTCCGAGCTGCTTTCGGCAGACATGTAGCGGAAGCCGTCGAGGCCGCTGAGCTGCTGCTCGATGACCTGCACGACGGTGTCCTGCACGGTCTGCGCGGAGGCGCCGGGATAGGAAACCGCGATGGCAACCGCCGGGGCGGCGATGTTGGGGTACTGGCTGATCGGCATCTTTACCAACGACAGCGCGCCGGCGAGCATGGCGACGATGGCCAGCACCCAGGCGAAGATCGGCCGGTCAATGAAAAAACGGGACATGAACGTTCAGCTCCTCAGTTGAGCACTGCATCGGACTTGGGAGCGAACTCGGCGACCAGATCGACGTTTTCCGCCGCGACCGGCTTCACCGTGACGCCGCTGCGCACCCGATGGATCCCCTCGGTCACCACCTGTTCGCCACTCTGGATGCCCTTGCCGATCAGCCAGGCATTGCCGACAGTGCGCAGGGTCTCGACTTCGCGCAGCTCAACACTATTGTCCACCTTGACCACCCAGACGCTGGGCACACCGCGCGAATCGCGGCTCAACGCCTGCTGGGGCACCAGCAGTGCGTCCTGCTGGGTGCCTTCCTTGAGCAGCGCATGTACGAACATGCCCGGCAGCAGCTTGCGGTCCGGATTGGGGAACTCGGCCCGCAGGGTCACCGAGCCGGTGGTCGGATCGACACTGACCTCGGAGAATTTCAGGGTCCCCGGCAGCGGGTAGGCGCTGCCATCGTCCAGCGTCAGACTGACCTCGGCCTGGTTATCTCCAGAACGTTGCAGACGACCTGATTCCAAGGCGCGACGCAGGTCGAGCAGCTTGGTGATTGGCTGGTTGACGTCGACGTAGATCGGATCGAGCTGGGTAACGGTCGCCAGCTCCTGCGCCTGGCCATTGGTGACCAGCGCGCCCTCGGTGACGACCGAACGGCCGATGCGCCCGGAGATCGGCGCC includes:
- a CDS encoding DUF2955 domain-containing protein, translated to MSTEGATGPANVPASAAHKRRLNENDLRQCLRIASGGTLAFFLCKLFDQEYGAFFCVYPMLLLGLVPNLNASLVRQFLAQGLVVSLEVALLYGLFGGRPSLMIPIVFLLFLYRFALMVQGEVFLFGALGSVFLSTLLNFASYPHTDVIELLGYNSWAIVQSAAIAALMFYLFPDVQPRPSRTPRQKDAASRRHETLLGASVATLSFILFQTLDLHDSLSAQVASILLLFPMHWKGSHFAGRIRAVGTLLGCVIALLIMLLLYNHHDLLPPVTLLLWLAAMVCARWHMLENGMPGVGFGALTTLAILFGQSLTPSQDIIFAIMYRLSSVTVSVLLTLLAVFLVHRFLNRFPATRHHSH
- a CDS encoding IS481 family transposase; this encodes MNLHKHARLTPRGRALLVRRIQHGLRVEEAAQAAGVSVRTAYKWLRRFREEGEAGLMDRSSRPQHCPHATPGTVVECLIEHRRSRKTYRQIAGELGLAVSTVARRLRRAGFHRLAELEPAPPVVRYEYPTPGDLLHLDIKKLGRFWRPGHRVTGDRQQNSDGAGWEFVHVAIDDASRIAFSSLHPDERGRSACQALLQALRYYRSLGIRCTRIMTDNGSCYRSHKFRRLLRRLGLRHLRTKPYTPRTNGKAERFIQTSLREWAYARSYESSAQRAQHLTPWLHHYNWHRPHASLGYQPPISRVPLPLNNVLGLHS
- a CDS encoding antirestriction protein ArdA; amino-acid sequence: MECWKLGALYCEDEYAIHDFEGYRLGEYAGLESAHEIACLIEEYPEFGGALFVHFNDLEQARKAAEEDYCGCYTSLADYAQDLRTPGCRTVNRIRCLRSAG
- a CDS encoding acyloxyacyl hydrolase, whose protein sequence is MKRSNIILSGVIALGLAGPTVQAAEFSGAIGATGQGEMTFRAALAQAWDKRWWQSETGQLGGYWDAAYTYWEGGDEASGAHSLSFSPVLTYEFSGLRYTPYIEAGIGVAFFSKTDVGEQQLGSSFNFEDRLGVGMKLPGERKVGLRAIHYSNAGISQPNEGIESYSLFYSQAF
- the adeC gene encoding AdeC/AdeK/OprM family multidrug efflux complex outer membrane factor — translated: MNLKALTVVVALALGGCTLIPDYERPPAPVPADWPQGAAYNPAQEGGVSAALLGWQQFFLDPALRQLVGVALDNNRDLRHAALNVEAYRALYRIQRSELFPTIDAGAAGVRQRLPDDLSRTGESGIQSQYDVSLGVAYELDVFGRIRSLSRAALEQYMATTEAQRSVQIALVGDVATAYFTWRTDQALLKLTEATLDSYRQSLELIRASAEAGTASELDVRQARTLVDQARTQKALYTRRIAEDANALQLLLGTGIPADLPEADKPNIELLADFPAGLPADLLLRRPDIRAAEHRLLAANANIGAARAAFFPSIGLTGAAGTASRELSGLFDAGSGTWSLMPQINIPIFTAGRLKANLDYTEVQKNINVADYEKSIQTAFREVADGLAARDNLGGQVKAQRDLVENNQAYYQLARQRYDEGVDAYLTVLDAQRELFASQRQLLSDQLLQLNREVLLYKSLGGGWRQGDPVAFAN
- a CDS encoding efflux RND transporter permease subunit, giving the protein MSRFFIDRPIFAWVLAIVAMLAGALSLVKMPISQYPNIAAPAVAIAVSYPGASAQTVQDTVVQVIEQQLSGLDGFRYMSAESSSDGSMTIIVTFEQGTDPDIAQVQVQNKLQLATPRLPEEVQRQGLRVVKYQKNFFLIIGLVDTTGKMSNFDLGNLIAAQLQDPISRINGVGDYLLFGSPNAMRIWLDPAKLNSYQLTPGDVAAAIREQNVQVSSGQLGGLPTRSGVQLNATVLGKTRMTSPAEFEEILVKVKADGAQIRVKDVARVELGADNFSISSQHNGRPSAGLALRLASGGNLLETVEAVKAVMEKQKAYLPDGIEVLYPYDTTPVVEASISSVISTIVEAVVLVFLVMFLFLQSFRATLIPTLAVPVVLLGAFALLPYFGLSINVLTMYAMVLAIGLLVDDAIVVVENVERLMHEEGLSPLEATRKSMGQISGALIGIGMVLSAVFLPMAFFGGSAGIIYKQFAVTIVVCMGLSVLVALIFTPALCTTVLKAPTGDGHHEKKGFFGWFNRSFDRGANRFERGVGGMLRHRGRYLLAFALITAGTGYLFTQIPKAFLPNEDQGLMMVEVRMPVNSSAERTEAVLEQVRDYLLKEEGELVNSALTVNGFNFAGRGQNSGLGLVMLKDWDQRAEEGQDVFSIAERANVHFAGIKDATVMAFVPPAILEMGNAMGFNLYLQDNAGGGHGALMEARNQFLQLANQHPKLRAVRPNGKDDEPQFQVNINDEKARALQVSIASINETMSAAWGSMYVNDFIDRGRVKRVYIQGEDTARISPEDFDKWYVRNALGEMVPFSAFATGEWVFGSPKLERYGGISSVEILGEPAPGYSTGDAMLAISEIMRELPPGIGLNYTGLSYEEIQTGDQAPMLYALTVLIVFLCLAALYESWSVPVSVMLVVPLGILGAVLATLWRDLTADVYFQIGLMTTVGLSAKNAILIVEFAKELYEKEGLPLVQAAIEAAKLRLRPIIMTSLAFTFGVLPMALAAGAGAGSQHSVATGVVGGMLTATVLAVFFVPLFYVVVVKLFEGRKTSPVVVEGETA
- a CDS encoding efflux RND transporter periplasmic adaptor subunit; this translates as MHRKAKSRAWHSVPLAALLLAGCAESDKAQTAAPAPEVGVYRVEAQPLMLTTDLPGRTSAYRIAEVRPQVTGILQRRLFAEGTEVKKGQQLYQIDPRTYEARLARAEANLTTAENLAQRYERLLKTSAVSRQQYDDAMAAWKQAQAEVQVARIDVQYTKVLAPISGRIGRSVVTEGALVTNGQAQELATVTQLDPIYVDVNQPITKLLDLRRALESGRLQRSGDNQAEVSLTLDDGSAYPLPGTLKFSEVSVDPTTGSVTLRAEFPNPDRKLLPGMFVHALLKEGTQQDALLVPQQALSRDSRGVPSVWVVKVDNSVELREVETLRTVGNAWLIGKGIQSGEQVVTEGIHRVRSGVTVKPVAAENVDLVAEFAPKSDAVLN